Proteins from a genomic interval of Rubinisphaera italica:
- a CDS encoding efflux RND transporter periplasmic adaptor subunit has protein sequence MALKRSRYVLTLIVVVLIGTGLFIAFQPQPMMVDTGVVSYSPMVDTIDEEGRTRVHNTYVVSTPFAGRMLRVDVEPGDHVTVGESIVAHMMPSNPDALDSRSREQARAAVSAAEASLRAAQAELNKAIADKELASSELDRARQLKSRDAITQTELDQAVRAERAADTTVQTAEATIGIRKAELANVRARLISFNQQTLPTYSSELAEGEALVYAPISGQVLRVLQRSETTLSVGTPILEIGNIENDLEIVVELLSTDAVQVTRGQRVIVEDWGGINPLKGVVKHVEPWGFTKYSALGVEEQRVNAIVRFTDPFLKQTGLGHGFRVETRIVVWEDDNALTVPSSALFRDGASWAVFVVKDGFATQRKVEIGRNNGVQAQVLQGLEEGERVVLYPSSGLVNQSAVTQRPTD, from the coding sequence ATGGCCCTTAAACGATCCCGATACGTTCTAACTCTGATTGTCGTTGTTCTGATCGGCACCGGTCTGTTCATCGCGTTCCAGCCACAGCCGATGATGGTGGATACCGGTGTGGTATCGTACAGCCCAATGGTTGACACGATCGACGAGGAAGGACGGACGCGGGTTCACAACACATATGTGGTCTCGACCCCTTTTGCAGGCCGAATGCTGAGGGTGGATGTGGAACCAGGCGATCATGTGACAGTCGGCGAGAGCATTGTGGCTCACATGATGCCGAGCAATCCCGATGCTCTCGACTCGCGCAGTCGTGAACAGGCCCGCGCAGCTGTGTCCGCGGCCGAAGCATCGCTCCGCGCAGCCCAGGCGGAACTGAACAAGGCGATCGCTGACAAGGAACTGGCGAGCAGCGAACTCGACCGTGCGCGGCAGCTTAAATCGCGTGATGCCATAACTCAAACGGAACTGGACCAGGCTGTCCGAGCCGAACGGGCCGCTGATACAACGGTGCAAACTGCCGAAGCGACGATCGGCATCCGTAAAGCCGAACTGGCTAACGTAAGAGCACGGCTGATTAGCTTCAACCAACAGACACTCCCGACATATTCAAGCGAACTTGCAGAAGGTGAGGCTTTAGTTTACGCACCAATATCGGGGCAAGTATTACGGGTTCTCCAGCGGAGTGAAACAACCCTTTCAGTTGGCACCCCGATACTGGAGATCGGCAACATCGAGAACGACCTGGAAATCGTCGTCGAACTGCTTTCTACTGATGCCGTACAAGTCACCCGGGGGCAACGGGTCATCGTCGAGGACTGGGGCGGAATCAATCCCCTCAAAGGTGTGGTCAAGCACGTCGAGCCTTGGGGCTTCACCAAATACTCTGCCCTTGGCGTTGAGGAGCAGCGTGTTAATGCGATCGTCCGTTTCACAGATCCCTTCTTGAAACAGACTGGCCTGGGGCATGGTTTCCGCGTCGAGACACGCATCGTGGTATGGGAAGACGATAATGCCCTGACTGTCCCTTCCAGCGCCCTGTTCCGTGACGGAGCGAGCTGGGCAGTGTTCGTCGTCAAGGACGGCTTCGCGACTCAGCGAAAGGTCGAGATCGGCCGCAATAATGGTGTCCAGGCCCAGGTGCTCCAAGGACTCGAAGAAGGCGAGCGTGTTGTCCTTTACCCATCATCAGGACTCGTCAATCAATCCGCTGTCACTCAACGTCCAACTGACTAA
- a CDS encoding right-handed parallel beta-helix repeat-containing protein, whose amino-acid sequence MIRHSLVVVFLLVSSQSVSAKEIRVPENYKTIQSAIDAAETGDTVFVKAGTYHERLRLKDRVTLRSEGDDQKGKLGLKRAEVTIIDGGGVQGDGPGVAMAEGSTLDGFTVTNVGAYDDSEWNKHHATQGNEQSHEHIGQPGTAGISVIGVTCVIKHNIVHHIGYSGIAIQGTDGKRCSPLVVQNICYRNMGGGIGSMHGSTATIEANVCFQNFFAGIGHDGSSPLVIRNVCYENIRAGIGISEGAQPIVRGNSCFHNRRAGIGIRTGADTRPVVEDNDCFENDMAGIGCEDECQPMLRNNRCRKNAMAGIGCKHNARPMIVGNECSKNKAVGIGFDETDSGSAYVLNNRVFDNEKVAIGIHSGWKVWLSGNELSRPAGLPPLVMVFQGAEANFSDNTFRGSGVAGIRTEGIIRVTNNTFDCPALREGGPPQFAVWGLPGSDIVFIGNTVSGWRHAVQTTKSSVTATDNHISNYGSIGIKVDQPVGTPVVVRNRYESQRDRIGVSITGGHAILEDNLVEVTLRASEIEQ is encoded by the coding sequence ATGATTCGTCACAGCCTCGTTGTCGTGTTTTTATTGGTGTCTTCGCAGAGCGTCTCAGCAAAAGAGATCCGGGTTCCTGAAAACTATAAAACAATTCAGTCAGCAATCGACGCGGCAGAGACAGGCGACACCGTGTTTGTCAAGGCGGGGACATATCACGAACGGCTTCGGCTGAAAGACCGCGTGACACTACGTAGCGAGGGCGACGACCAGAAAGGCAAACTCGGTTTGAAGCGGGCTGAGGTGACAATCATCGACGGCGGAGGAGTGCAAGGGGATGGGCCAGGCGTGGCGATGGCTGAAGGCTCTACGCTCGATGGGTTCACCGTGACTAATGTCGGAGCCTACGACGATTCCGAGTGGAACAAGCATCACGCGACGCAAGGTAACGAGCAGTCTCATGAGCACATCGGCCAACCCGGCACGGCTGGGATTAGCGTGATTGGCGTCACCTGTGTTATCAAGCACAATATTGTGCACCACATCGGATATTCTGGTATCGCGATCCAGGGAACTGACGGCAAACGCTGCTCGCCTCTTGTGGTGCAGAATATATGTTATCGGAATATGGGAGGTGGCATCGGTTCGATGCACGGTTCCACGGCAACGATCGAAGCGAACGTCTGCTTCCAGAATTTTTTTGCCGGTATTGGCCATGATGGTTCCAGTCCACTGGTTATCAGGAATGTCTGCTACGAAAATATTCGAGCCGGGATCGGTATCAGCGAAGGGGCTCAGCCGATCGTTCGGGGTAACAGTTGCTTTCACAATCGCCGTGCAGGTATCGGCATTCGCACCGGAGCAGACACACGACCTGTCGTCGAAGACAACGACTGCTTTGAGAACGATATGGCAGGCATTGGCTGCGAGGATGAGTGCCAGCCAATGCTTCGCAATAATCGTTGCCGCAAGAACGCGATGGCAGGTATCGGTTGTAAGCACAATGCACGGCCGATGATTGTTGGTAATGAGTGTTCGAAGAACAAAGCAGTAGGAATCGGATTTGATGAAACGGATTCTGGCAGTGCATACGTGCTTAACAACCGTGTTTTCGACAACGAAAAGGTGGCTATCGGTATTCACTCCGGCTGGAAAGTTTGGCTGTCGGGTAATGAACTCTCACGGCCTGCAGGGCTACCTCCGCTCGTGATGGTCTTTCAGGGAGCCGAGGCGAACTTCTCAGACAACACATTCCGCGGCAGCGGTGTAGCGGGCATCCGCACGGAGGGAATCATTCGCGTGACGAACAATACGTTTGATTGCCCCGCACTTCGCGAGGGCGGACCGCCGCAGTTTGCCGTGTGGGGGTTGCCAGGTTCCGATATTGTATTCATCGGCAACACGGTTTCTGGCTGGCGGCACGCGGTGCAGACCACTAAATCGAGTGTCACTGCAACAGACAACCACATCTCAAACTACGGTAGCATTGGGATCAAGGTTGATCAACCGGTAGGCACGCCGGTTGTCGTTAGGAACAGGTATGAGAGCCAGCGAGATCGAATCGGAGTCTCCATCACGGGGGGCCACGCGATTTTGGAAGATAACCTTGTCGAGGTGACGTTGAGAGCATCAGAAATAGAACAGTAG
- a CDS encoding sulfatase family protein has protein sequence MNKSKTFVRVIASTTFVCSLLAVLDVDCCFAAKPNVILIMADDLGIGDISPTNPDCKIKTPHFQKMANEGLTFLDAHTPSSVCTPTRYGLLTGRYNWRSRLAKGVLSGTSSHLIPEDRPTLGHMMRKASYHTAMIGKWHLGWDWHMTGKKIDFTKSVKNGPDINGFNQYYGHCGSLDMPPYVWVDTGQITAQPDREEGVTKAEDRYGWYRKGPIGSDFNIPEVLPHLFDKSIDYVKSQAELAKEGKPFFLYLALPAPHTPIVPVPPYKDASGLNPYADFVMQLDDLMGQLLHTVKEVGLDENTLVIFTSDNGCSPEANFPLLIENGHDPSGKYRGHKADIYEGGHRVPFIVRWPGEIEEGRKTEAMACLTDVYATLEAITGQEKQSLGGEDGYSLLPVFQGEASSGRDTLISHSIGGSFAIRQGPWKLCLSSGSGGWSAPREGDAKKKGLPPMQLYNLSDDHSEMVNLVNDHPAKVKELLILLEEQVQNGRCTPGEKVKNDRDVKYLPAGVTMPTRD, from the coding sequence ATGAACAAATCAAAGACTTTCGTCCGAGTCATCGCCTCTACGACTTTTGTCTGCTCACTACTGGCAGTATTGGATGTCGATTGTTGCTTCGCCGCGAAGCCAAACGTCATTTTAATTATGGCGGATGATTTGGGAATCGGCGACATCTCGCCAACGAATCCAGACTGTAAGATCAAGACACCACATTTTCAAAAGATGGCGAATGAGGGGCTCACTTTTCTGGATGCGCACACCCCGAGTTCTGTCTGCACGCCGACGCGATACGGGTTGCTGACAGGAAGGTACAACTGGAGATCGCGACTTGCTAAAGGTGTTCTCAGCGGAACCAGTTCACACCTGATCCCGGAGGACCGTCCGACGCTCGGTCACATGATGCGGAAAGCCAGTTATCACACCGCAATGATTGGCAAATGGCACCTCGGTTGGGATTGGCATATGACCGGAAAGAAAATCGACTTCACTAAATCGGTGAAGAACGGTCCTGACATCAACGGATTCAACCAATACTACGGGCACTGTGGTTCATTGGACATGCCTCCCTATGTCTGGGTAGATACCGGACAAATCACAGCACAACCAGATCGCGAGGAAGGAGTGACTAAAGCAGAGGATCGTTATGGATGGTATCGCAAAGGGCCAATCGGTTCGGATTTCAATATTCCTGAAGTGCTGCCGCATCTGTTTGACAAGTCAATAGACTATGTAAAGTCGCAAGCCGAGCTCGCTAAGGAAGGCAAACCATTCTTCCTGTATCTGGCACTACCCGCCCCACATACACCAATCGTCCCGGTACCGCCCTACAAAGACGCCAGCGGCTTGAATCCCTATGCAGACTTCGTGATGCAGCTCGACGATCTCATGGGCCAGCTTTTGCATACGGTGAAAGAAGTCGGGTTGGACGAGAATACGCTTGTGATCTTCACCAGCGATAATGGCTGCTCGCCAGAAGCGAACTTTCCTCTGCTTATAGAAAATGGGCACGATCCGAGCGGAAAGTATCGAGGACATAAGGCGGACATTTACGAGGGTGGGCACCGTGTGCCCTTTATCGTGCGTTGGCCGGGTGAGATTGAGGAAGGTCGCAAGACCGAAGCAATGGCCTGCCTGACCGACGTGTATGCGACACTGGAAGCGATTACCGGACAAGAGAAACAATCGCTTGGCGGTGAAGATGGTTACAGCTTGCTACCCGTATTTCAGGGCGAAGCAAGCTCAGGTCGAGACACACTGATAAGTCATTCAATCGGCGGTTCTTTCGCGATCCGGCAGGGACCATGGAAGCTGTGTCTATCGAGCGGAAGCGGCGGTTGGAGTGCTCCGCGAGAAGGCGATGCAAAGAAGAAGGGCTTGCCGCCCATGCAGTTGTATAACCTCTCAGATGACCACTCGGAGATGGTGAATCTTGTAAACGATCATCCAGCGAAGGTCAAAGAGTTATTGATACTGTTAGAAGAACAGGTGCAAAACGGTCGCTGCACTCCCGGTGAAAAAGTGAAGAATGATCGAGACGTAAAGTACCTGCCTGCTGGTGTCACGATGCCTACTCGCGATTAA
- a CDS encoding nucleoside monophosphate kinase — MVEINELKPNTFFIEVSGAGLPEVDGLFVPSTAPPAKSESGTISSLGYWNGKMAWDRADGQSARSPALSYSNSYQSWRICRLDGHLAYDMTCEDDLPPTDREWHVYKKGVAPAPKVVIHHYDPRQPCPEPNVVFVLGGPGAGKGTMCELAESQLGWTHLSTGNLLRAELEKGGETATTIEEFLAAGKLVPNEITVTLLKNAMENITRTTGKNNFLLDGFPRSMDNLEGWYKIFGRETELPKMLYYECPFAVLEKRVLGRAKFTGRIDDNAQSLKQRFETFKADTLPTVEYFKSKDKCVEIDTSQDRQTVYSLVQSSLAEFTNSDFATKPLTQRAEMLLGLRPFPN, encoded by the coding sequence ATGGTTGAGATAAACGAGCTTAAACCGAACACATTCTTTATTGAAGTGTCAGGTGCAGGACTTCCGGAAGTGGATGGACTCTTCGTCCCCTCAACGGCTCCGCCAGCCAAATCGGAATCGGGAACGATATCAAGTCTCGGTTATTGGAATGGCAAAATGGCTTGGGATCGAGCCGATGGCCAAAGTGCTAGAAGCCCCGCCCTGTCGTATTCCAACAGCTACCAATCATGGAGAATCTGCCGTCTGGATGGCCATCTCGCATACGACATGACCTGCGAAGATGATTTACCGCCTACCGACAGGGAATGGCACGTTTACAAAAAAGGAGTCGCACCTGCTCCGAAGGTCGTGATCCATCACTACGATCCCCGGCAGCCTTGTCCCGAACCCAACGTTGTCTTTGTTCTAGGAGGTCCTGGAGCTGGAAAAGGAACGATGTGCGAACTGGCCGAATCGCAACTTGGGTGGACGCATCTTTCGACTGGAAATTTACTTCGAGCTGAACTCGAAAAAGGAGGCGAAACCGCCACAACCATCGAAGAATTTCTTGCTGCTGGAAAGTTAGTTCCAAATGAAATTACAGTGACTCTGCTCAAGAACGCGATGGAAAACATTACGAGAACGACAGGCAAGAATAATTTTTTACTCGATGGATTCCCGCGATCCATGGATAATTTGGAAGGATGGTACAAGATATTCGGTCGAGAAACTGAACTCCCTAAGATGTTGTACTATGAGTGTCCTTTTGCAGTTCTCGAAAAGCGTGTTCTTGGCCGCGCGAAGTTTACAGGGAGAATCGACGATAATGCTCAGAGCCTGAAGCAGAGATTCGAGACGTTCAAAGCCGACACATTGCCGACAGTCGAGTATTTCAAAAGTAAAGATAAGTGTGTGGAAATCGACACCAGTCAAGATCGACAAACCGTCTATTCCCTCGTCCAGAGCAGCCTGGCTGAGTTCACCAATAGTGATTTTGCTACCAAACCGCTCACCCAGAGAGCGGAGATGCTTCTCGGCCTGCGACCTTTTCCCAACTAA
- the fae gene encoding formaldehyde-activating enzyme, giving the protein MSDRIVMRTGESLVAGGPPFTAAEPEVVIGELDGPVGTAIATLTGDQSVGHSKVFAILDTDIQVRPVTLMVSKVTVKSSAYTNILMGTVQAAIANGVLDAVRSGDIPKEKANDLGIVCSVWLNPGAATDENLDHKALFEIHRKAMAQAIHKAMHNEPSIDWLLENQDKITHKYYQRGLDGTL; this is encoded by the coding sequence ATGAGTGATCGAATCGTAATGCGTACCGGAGAGTCTCTTGTCGCTGGCGGACCTCCGTTTACAGCTGCCGAACCGGAAGTTGTCATCGGCGAATTAGACGGGCCCGTCGGAACGGCGATTGCCACATTGACGGGTGATCAATCGGTCGGCCACTCGAAGGTCTTTGCAATTCTCGACACGGATATTCAAGTACGGCCAGTGACTTTAATGGTGAGCAAAGTGACCGTGAAGAGCTCAGCCTACACGAATATCTTAATGGGGACCGTGCAAGCGGCGATTGCCAACGGGGTGCTCGACGCAGTTCGATCCGGTGACATTCCCAAGGAAAAAGCCAACGATCTGGGCATCGTCTGCTCGGTTTGGCTCAATCCTGGAGCCGCGACCGACGAGAACCTCGATCACAAGGCTCTTTTCGAAATTCATCGCAAGGCGATGGCACAGGCCATTCATAAAGCCATGCATAACGAACCGTCCATCGACTGGCTACTTGAGAATCAGGACAAAATTACACACAAGTACTATCAAAGGGGACTCGATGGAACTCTATAG
- a CDS encoding alpha-hydroxy acid oxidase yields the protein MPAFAYDYLTAGCFTEINLARNKSDIRNVQLKPWYLRDFDGADQRTELFGETYDAPFGVAPVGLQGLMWPKACEYLAQSAVDHNIPFTLSTVSTASIEEIGKITNGKFWFQLYHPAEDLLRDKLLERAWEAGCRTLVILADTPTFAYRPKEIRNGLSIPPRMTPRNIVQMFMSPTWAMGQLIAGKPEFQTMKPYIPKGLNMKHLGLFMNKTFSGRLTEAKIAQIREKWQGNLIVKGIVNPDDAEIAVKHGLEGLIVSNHGGRQLDRGQSTIVPLYKLAPEFGSKLKMMIDGGMYSGADIAASLACGADFAFMGRTPMFGVCALGRYGGHHTFEMLKKQLQQVMEQVGCARVGDLCDHLIAESVPI from the coding sequence ATGCCAGCTTTTGCCTACGACTATCTCACAGCCGGGTGTTTTACGGAGATCAACTTAGCGCGGAACAAAAGCGACATTCGCAATGTGCAGCTCAAGCCTTGGTATCTGCGTGATTTCGATGGAGCCGATCAAAGAACCGAGCTGTTCGGCGAAACGTATGATGCCCCATTTGGAGTCGCGCCCGTGGGTTTACAAGGGCTGATGTGGCCCAAAGCGTGCGAGTATCTGGCTCAGTCTGCTGTTGACCACAATATCCCATTCACGCTGTCCACCGTCAGTACCGCCAGCATCGAAGAAATCGGAAAGATCACCAACGGCAAGTTCTGGTTTCAGCTGTACCATCCAGCAGAGGACTTACTGCGCGACAAACTGCTGGAAAGAGCATGGGAGGCGGGCTGCCGCACACTGGTGATTCTAGCAGATACACCAACTTTCGCTTATCGTCCAAAAGAGATCCGAAATGGCCTTTCGATTCCTCCGAGGATGACTCCTCGTAACATCGTTCAGATGTTCATGAGTCCAACTTGGGCAATGGGGCAATTAATCGCCGGCAAGCCTGAGTTTCAAACGATGAAACCCTATATTCCCAAAGGTTTAAACATGAAGCACCTGGGCTTGTTTATGAACAAGACCTTTTCGGGGCGACTAACTGAAGCCAAGATCGCACAGATCCGTGAAAAGTGGCAGGGCAACTTAATCGTGAAAGGAATCGTCAATCCAGATGACGCAGAGATCGCCGTCAAACATGGTTTGGAGGGATTGATCGTTTCCAATCACGGTGGTCGACAGCTTGATCGAGGACAATCAACCATCGTTCCTTTGTACAAGCTCGCTCCGGAGTTCGGCAGCAAGTTGAAAATGATGATCGATGGTGGAATGTACTCGGGAGCTGATATCGCAGCGAGCCTGGCATGTGGGGCTGACTTTGCGTTCATGGGACGCACTCCGATGTTTGGCGTGTGTGCCCTCGGCAGATACGGTGGTCATCACACTTTTGAAATGCTCAAGAAGCAACTGCAACAGGTGATGGAACAGGTTGGTTGTGCAAGAGTAGGTGACTTATGTGACCATCTGATTGCTGAAAGCGTCCCCATCTGA
- a CDS encoding sulfatase produces MIRYILILVVCLTPTAAFAAETEQPNVLFIVMDDLNDWVGCLGGHPQSLTPNLNRLAETGILFSNAHCAAPACNPSRTAIFTGRSPHRSGLYDNRQKMREVLPDAEIMPRTFSRHGYHSAGSGKLLHYFIDAPSWDDYFPEAKLENPFPRTLYPENRPLNLPRGGPWQYVETDWGALDATDEEYGGDSLVAEWISRQLAVQRKKPFFLSCGIYRPHEPWFVPKKYFEPFPLGSIQSPKGYKLDDLEDLPPEGKRRGPNRYFAHIQKNGQWNQAIQGYLASIHFADAMLGKVIQALDESPHASNTIVVLWSDHGWHLGEKQHWQKFTGWRVCTRVPLIIRVPKGCPGLPAGSIPAVCSQPVNLLSLFPTLLELCGLPAESEHDGPTLVPLLRDPKSEWPHVSITYLADPGSYAVSGDRWRLIHYANGDEELYDIQSDPHEWKNLAQDTIHAETLAELRAYAPRTFAPKRTPTEN; encoded by the coding sequence ATGATTCGTTACATTCTGATATTGGTCGTATGTCTTACCCCAACGGCAGCCTTTGCCGCTGAGACTGAGCAGCCTAATGTCCTCTTCATCGTCATGGATGATCTCAATGACTGGGTCGGCTGCCTGGGAGGTCATCCTCAGTCACTGACACCAAATCTGAATCGGCTGGCCGAGACAGGCATACTTTTTTCAAACGCCCATTGCGCGGCTCCCGCCTGCAACCCGTCTCGGACAGCTATCTTCACGGGGCGTTCGCCACATCGTAGCGGCTTGTATGACAACCGTCAGAAGATGCGAGAAGTCCTTCCTGATGCCGAGATCATGCCCCGAACTTTCTCTCGTCATGGGTACCATTCTGCCGGATCCGGCAAGCTGTTACACTACTTCATAGATGCACCGTCCTGGGACGATTATTTTCCCGAAGCGAAATTGGAGAACCCCTTTCCACGTACCCTCTACCCGGAAAATCGCCCGTTAAACCTCCCTCGGGGCGGACCGTGGCAATATGTGGAGACCGACTGGGGAGCGCTCGATGCGACCGACGAAGAATATGGGGGCGATTCTCTTGTCGCAGAATGGATCTCCAGGCAACTCGCAGTCCAGCGAAAAAAGCCGTTCTTCCTGTCCTGCGGCATCTATCGACCACATGAGCCCTGGTTCGTGCCCAAGAAGTATTTTGAACCCTTTCCGTTGGGTTCGATACAGTCTCCCAAAGGTTACAAGCTAGACGATTTAGAAGACCTGCCTCCTGAGGGCAAACGTCGAGGTCCAAACCGTTATTTTGCTCACATACAGAAAAATGGCCAGTGGAATCAGGCAATCCAGGGTTACCTGGCGTCGATTCACTTCGCGGACGCCATGCTTGGAAAGGTAATCCAGGCTCTCGATGAGAGCCCACATGCCAGCAACACGATTGTCGTGCTGTGGTCGGATCACGGATGGCATCTGGGCGAAAAACAACACTGGCAAAAGTTCACGGGCTGGCGCGTGTGCACACGGGTCCCTCTCATCATCCGTGTTCCCAAGGGATGTCCCGGGCTTCCTGCTGGCTCGATACCTGCAGTCTGTTCGCAGCCCGTCAACTTACTGAGTCTGTTTCCGACGTTGCTGGAGCTTTGTGGCCTACCCGCGGAGTCTGAGCATGACGGTCCCACTCTGGTTCCCTTGTTGCGCGATCCCAAGTCCGAATGGCCTCACGTTTCCATCACATACCTCGCAGATCCTGGCAGTTACGCCGTCAGTGGAGATCGTTGGCGACTCATCCATTATGCCAACGGTGATGAGGAACTCTATGACATTCAATCTGACCCACATGAGTGGAAGAATCTTGCTCAAGACACTATTCATGCTGAGACGCTAGCGGAGTTGCGAGCATATGCCCCCCGAACTTTCGCTCCCAAACGCACTCCTACTGAAAACTAA
- a CDS encoding arylsulfatase yields MQSVVLVLISLSQLIGLAFCSNIMAAEGARPNIVLVMADDLGWSDIGCYGGEIRTPNIDSLAKDGLRFTQFYNNSVCGPTRASLLTGLYCQQTGHRGDHWNQPKDYTKCVLVSELLQQAGYRTMMTGKWQGRDSALDRGFDRFFGPMCQGKISYFHEVEKNPFYLDRQRFALPNDFYLTEAINDHALQFLKEAVVKEEPFFLYVAHIAPHWPLHAHEQDIAAYRQQYQEQGWDEWRLRRFDLQRKKQIVPLQWKLSPRPASVWDWKTDPNQVWQSERMAAYAAQVQGIDQGIGQLLKVLKETGQEDNTLFLFLSDNGAAPDGGVGPSKNGFGFAPNQPNNRWRKDNVSIRPGSSPQNPPGPHDTFAAYGLAWANLSNTPLRGTKLTGYEGGIRTPLIAKWPKVIGGGLQTTQVGHVIDIMATCLNIADVEYPTEFQSRKPLPLEGKSLLPVFQGENRQGHKALCWSVPNNHAIRMGKWKAIRSRKDGEWQLYDLEADGTETVDLAKSEPQRVQDLVRHFEEWQKRVGDKQ; encoded by the coding sequence ATGCAGAGTGTGGTACTGGTTTTGATTTCACTCAGCCAACTGATTGGCTTGGCTTTCTGCTCAAACATCATGGCTGCCGAGGGAGCCCGACCTAATATTGTGCTGGTGATGGCTGATGATCTGGGTTGGTCTGACATTGGTTGTTATGGAGGCGAGATTCGCACACCCAATATCGATTCGTTGGCAAAAGATGGGCTGCGTTTCACCCAGTTCTACAACAACTCGGTCTGTGGCCCAACACGTGCCTCGTTATTAACTGGATTATACTGCCAACAGACAGGTCATCGGGGCGATCACTGGAATCAACCCAAGGACTACACAAAGTGCGTGTTAGTATCCGAACTTCTGCAACAGGCTGGATATCGCACGATGATGACTGGCAAGTGGCAGGGGCGAGACTCGGCACTCGATCGTGGATTTGATCGATTTTTTGGTCCGATGTGCCAAGGGAAGATTAGTTATTTTCATGAAGTCGAAAAAAACCCGTTTTATCTCGACCGTCAGCGATTTGCCCTGCCTAATGATTTTTATCTCACTGAAGCGATCAACGATCATGCTCTGCAGTTTTTGAAAGAAGCGGTCGTGAAAGAGGAACCTTTCTTCCTCTACGTGGCTCATATCGCACCCCATTGGCCACTTCACGCTCACGAACAAGACATCGCAGCATATCGTCAACAATACCAAGAACAGGGCTGGGATGAATGGCGATTGCGCCGTTTCGACTTACAACGAAAAAAACAAATCGTGCCACTTCAGTGGAAACTCTCACCACGACCTGCCAGCGTGTGGGATTGGAAGACCGATCCGAATCAGGTCTGGCAGTCGGAACGTATGGCCGCATACGCTGCTCAAGTTCAAGGCATTGACCAGGGGATTGGTCAACTCCTCAAGGTGCTCAAGGAAACGGGGCAAGAGGATAATACCCTGTTCCTATTTCTCTCCGACAACGGCGCTGCCCCAGACGGAGGAGTCGGACCTTCCAAAAATGGTTTCGGATTTGCGCCGAACCAGCCAAACAATCGCTGGCGAAAAGATAACGTGTCGATTCGGCCAGGCAGTAGCCCACAAAATCCGCCTGGTCCCCATGATACGTTTGCCGCATACGGGCTGGCATGGGCCAACCTCAGCAATACCCCTCTGCGTGGCACGAAGCTCACGGGTTACGAGGGAGGCATTCGCACGCCCTTAATCGCCAAATGGCCGAAAGTGATCGGAGGTGGGCTGCAGACCACACAAGTGGGACATGTGATTGACATCATGGCAACGTGTCTGAACATCGCTGATGTCGAATACCCAACAGAGTTTCAATCTCGCAAGCCATTGCCGCTGGAGGGCAAGAGTTTGTTGCCGGTTTTCCAGGGAGAAAATCGTCAGGGACACAAAGCTCTGTGCTGGAGCGTTCCAAATAATCATGCCATCCGTATGGGGAAATGGAAAGCGATTCGTTCCCGAAAAGATGGTGAGTGGCAGCTCTATGATCTTGAAGCCGACGGCACGGAGACGGTCGATCTTGCGAAGAGTGAGCCGCAACGTGTCCAAGACCTGGTTCGACATTTTGAGGAATGGCAAAAGCGTGTGGGAGACAAACAATGA